The genomic segment GGTCGCGCAGCTGACGGAGATGGCGCAGGGCTATCGGGCCAGCCCGGCCCAGCTGGCGCTGGCCTGGGTGCTGGCGCAGGGGGAGAATATCGTGCCGATCCCAGGGGCGCGTCAGCTGGCCCATCTGGAGGATAACTGTGCGGCGGCCGATGTGGTCATTAACGACCGCGATCTTGCCACGCTGAATACGCTGTTTGCCCCGGCGAATATTGCCGGAGAGCGCTACAGCGAGCAGGAGTTTGCGCTGGTGGAGCGTTAAGGGAAGACGGCAGACCGCGTGCGGTCTGCCATTAATGATTTATCGAATCTTGTATTCCTGCGCGGTGCGTTCCACAGCCCGCCGGGTTTTTTCCACCAGCTCATCCAGTTCGGCATGAGTGGCAACCAGCGCCGGAGCCATAATCATCCGGCCCTGCGTTGAGCGGATGATGACGCCTTCCTCGAAGCCAAAGCTGCGGCAGCGCCAGCTAATCTCATCTTCATTGGTAAAGCGCCGCCGCGTGGCTTTATCGGCGGTAAACTGCAGCGCGGCTACCAGGCCTGTTCCCTGGATCTCGCCGATCATCGGATGATCGCGGAAGGTCTCTCTCAGGCGCTGTTGCAGGTAGGGACCGGTATCGTTTTTTACCCGATCGACGATTTTTTCATCCCGCAGTGCTTTGATATTTGCAATGGCCACCGCCGCCGCCACCGGATGCCCGGCGTAGGTCAGGCCATGAGCAAACACGCCGCCGTGCTCGACCAGCGCTTCCGCCATTCGCCTTGAAAGGATCAATCCGCCCATCGGAATGTAGCCCGAGGTCAGCCCTTTGGCGATGGTAATGGTGTCCGGCTCGAAGCCAAAATGCTGGTGGGCGAACCACTCTCCGGTACGACCAAATCCGCCGATGACTTCATCGGCGCACAGCAGCACATCGTACTGGCGGCAGATGCGCTGGATCTCCGGCCAGTAGCTCTCCGGTGGGAAGATCATTCCGCCCGCGCCCTGGAACGGCTCGGCGATAAATCCGGCCACGTTCTCACTGCCCAGCTCAAGGATCTTCTCCTCCAGCTGACGGGCACACCTGAGGCCGAATTCCTCCGGCGTCAGGTTGCCACCGTGGGCGAACCAGTAAGGTTCATCAATGTGGGCTATATCCGGCAGCATGCCGCCCATCGCGTGCATAAACTTCATCCCGCCCATGGCGGTACTGGCCAGCGTAGAGCCGTGATAGCCGTTCCAGCGGCCAATCATCACCCGTTTTTCCGGCTTGCCCACGACCTGCCAGTAGCGGCGTGCGGTGCGGATCAGCACCTCATTGGATTCCGATCCGGAGTTGGTATAAATCACGTGGCTGTAGCGATCGGGGAGCAGGCTGAACAGCAGTTCGGAGAGCTCAATCACCGACGGGTGGGTGGTGTGGAAGAACATATTGTAATAGGACAGCTGCGCCATTTGCTTTGTGGCGGCTTCAATCAAATCCTGGCGGCCGTAGCCTAAAGCGGTACACCACAGCCCGGACATGCCGTCCAGATATTGACGGTCGTCGTTATCCCAGAGGTACAGTCCCTTTGCACGGTTCATCACGCGCGGCCCCTCGGCGTTCAGTTTTTTCTGGTCGACGAAGGCATGCATATTATGCGCCGCATCCATACTCTGCCAGGTGCGGGTACTGTGCTGTTTTGCATCGTTTTCTTTCATAAATAGTTCTCCAGTCAGTGTAGGGTACTGCAGGTTTTTTCCTGCCTGATTCAGTTTTTATGGGGGGGATTGAGCGCTTTCTCGATGGGTTCCGGGGTAAACAGCGGTTTGCGCATCACCAGCCTCACCCACAGCGCGCCAATAATTGCCACCACCGCCAGCACGCCGCCGGCGACGGCAAAGACTTCACCTGCCATATCGGCGGTGGGGGAGGCATTCCAGATGGCATACAGCATGCCGACGATCCCCAGTATCTGCGGCAGCGGATAGAAGGGGGTGCGGAACGGGCGCGACAGGTGCGGATAGCGACGGCGTAAAACGATGACGTTGATGTGGGTGATGATGTAAGCCAGCAGCCAGCAGATTGCGGCGGCCAGCAGCAGCAGGCTGATGGAGTCGGCATTCATCAGCAGCAGCGGCAGGCCGGTAATGGCGGCGACAAACACCACGGCGACCCACGGCACGCCGTTGCGGCTGTGGATATTAAAGCAAGGGAAGGCCTGACCGTTTTGCGACATGCCGCTGAGCATGCGCGGAATCGTTGCCAGCGATGAATTCAGGGTACTGCAGGTGGCGGTGATCGCGGCGGCTAGCAGCAGCAGCTTGCCGCCCTCCCCAAACACGCGGGTGGCAAACAGATAATGGGGTAAATCGTCCCCGGTCAGCGCCGAACGCGGCAGAACCAGCAGCGCGCCGAGGCAGTAAAGAATGATAGTGACAAAAATCAGTGTTAAACCGATCATCATGGCCCGCGGAATGTCGCGCTGGGGCCGTTTGGTTTCTTCAATCAGCGGGCAGACAAACTCCGCGCCGACGAAGCCCCAGACGGTGGTAGCCACCAGGGCGACCGCCCCCCATCCCCAACCCTGCGGTGCCACACTCCCCTGAGCGACCAGGCTGGTGACGGTTTCCGCATGCGGGCTGGTAATGGCACAAATCCCCAGCACCAGCAGCACCACCATCATGATGACCGCCAGCGCCGTTTGCAGACGGGCAAAAATATCGATATTCATCAGGTTAAACAGGGTAAACAGCAGCAGCACGCCGGCGGCCACGGTTAGCGGCGGCAGTGAGCTGTGCGGGAATACCTTACCGATGATCAAATCCAGCAGCAGCAGCTCGGCGGAAAGCGCAAACATCGCCACGACGATATAACCGGAAAAGGTCGCGATAATGGCGGGGAAATGGCCGAGGGCCACTTCTGTATAGCTGCACAGGCTGCCCGAGCGCGGGATCATCAACGACAGCTCTGAAAACGAGCAGGCATAGCTGAGGGCGAGAAGCCAGGCGAGGGTCAGCGGCAGAATCAGGCTTAAACCGGCGATACCGGCCGCGTGGAGCATCATCACCATCACGCCCTGTGAGACAACCAGGCCGACGGATACCGACAGAAGGGAGAGGAACCCCAGCTTATTACCCGGCACCGGTGAGGTATTGTGTTTTACTGATACATCGGCATCTTGCGACATGAGTCTGTCCTCCGTTGTGAAGTGCGGCGATCACCGGCGCAGCTGGATCCAGGTGGTTTTAAGCTGGGTATATTTGTCGAAGGCGTGCAGGGAGAGATCCCGGCCAAAACCCGACTGTTTGCCGCCGCCGAATGGGACGCTGGCGTCGATAGCATCAACGGTATTGACGGAAACGGTGCCGGCATTCAGCCGCTGGGCAACGCGATGTGCACGGCTCAAATCGTCGCTCCACAGTGACGCCGCCAGCCCGTAGATGCTGTCGTTGGCAAGGGATATCGCCTGCTCTTCACTGTCGAAAGGCATAACCGCCAGCACCGGACCGAACACCTCTTCCTGCGCCAGCGTCATGCCGGCGTGGACGCCGGTGAAAATCGTTGGCTGGATGTAGTTGCTGGAATGGTTAATGCGCTGCTGCTGGCCGCCGCAGCGCAGTTCTGCCCCCTGTTCGCAGGCGTTCTGGATAAAGCCCATCACTCTGTCGGCATGACGACTGCTGACCATGGCGCCCGTCCGGCTGGCGGGGTCGAGCGGATCGCCCGGCTGCCACTGCTGAGCCTTTGCCAGCAGGCGTTCGACGAATTCTTGGTGAATGCTGTGCTCAACCAGCAGGCGGGAATTCGCAGAGCAGACTTCGCCCTGATTGAAGAAGATGGCGCTGGCCGCTTTTTCTGCCGCCAGTTCGAGGTTCTGGCAGTCAGCGAAGATCAGGTTCGGGCTTTTCCCTCCGCACTCCAGCCAGACCTGCTTGAGGTTGGACTGCGCGGCGTACTGCATAAAGTATTTTCCAACCTGAGTGGAGCCGGTAAACACCACCGCATCAATATCTTCGTGCAGGCCGAGCGCTTTGCCGGTGATGTCACCATTACCGGGAAGCACGCTGAGCACTCCGGGCGGCAGGCCAGCCTCCAGCGCCAGCTCTCCGAGGCGCAGCGCGGAGAAGGGGGACTGCTCTGCCGGTTTAAGAATTACGCTGTTGCCTGCCGCCAGCGCCGGGGCAACCTTCCAGGCCGCCATATCCAGCGGAAAATTCCACGGCACCACGGCGGCGATAACGCCGAGTGGAGCGCGGGTGATCATGGCGACGGCGTCCTGCGCGGTGGGAGCAATCTGGCCGTACAGCTTGTCCAGGCTTTCGGCGTACCATCTGAATACGCCCGCTGCGCCCGGCACATCAATCTCCCTGGCATCGGTTACCGTTTTGCCCATGCTCAGTGAGTCCAGCAGCGCCAGTTCATCGGCGTGCTGCATAATCAGGTCGGCCAGCCGCAGCAGAACCTGCTTGCGGGAGGCGGGAGACTGCTGTGACCAGTCGCCGCGTTCAAAGCAGCGCCGCGCTACGCTCACCGCCTGATTGACCGTGGCCTGCTCGCTGATATCGACGGCAGCCAGCAGGCGGTTTGTTGCCGGATTGATAACGGCAAAGGTTTTTTCACTGGTCGATAACTGTTTCTGGCCGTCGATAATGGCCTGATGAATAAAGTGTTGTTGCCCGGCCAGTTGCTGCCACTTCTGTTGTGTCCACATCGGTTTACCCCCGCGGGTGCATGTTGAGATGACAGGATGTTTAAAAATTGTTAAATCCTGCGTCATCCTAACCCCGGGGGGAGTGGGCGAAAATTAGTAAAAATGTATAGAGTGAGCATGAAAAACCGTGGCAGCGGATACTGGCGGGAATATCGTCTGGCTGAGTTGGCTATGGCGATCGGGGGTCAGCCTCTGCGGCGGCCGGGCGGTCCTCGCGCCGCTTTGCGGTGCCTTCGGTTCCGGCTGCGGGCCTTGCGGATCGGCGCGGAGCGGGCGTCCTGCCCGCGCCGCGCCTGAGCCCAGCATCCCTGCTGGTCTCTCCGGCCCCACTGCCTGCACCTCAGCGCTGCGGATTGCCCGGTCGCCGCAGAGGCTGACCCCTTTTTACAATGTGCTGGCGGCCTGAAATGGCATGGGAATCATGGTGTTTAGCGAGCCGTGCCTGAACGGTATAGGAATTGTGTTTGCGAACAGGCAACATTGTTATCGAAAGCGGGCTGGCTGTGGCCCCTGCCGGACAATCCGCAGCGCTGAACGTAGCGAGGAAGCCAGGATTCAGCCACAGGGAAGTGGCCGAAAGGCACAGCCGCGCAGGACGCGCGTCTGTGGCGGTCCGGCCGGCTGACGAACGAAGTGAGGGCACCGCGAAGCGGCGCGAGGACCAGCCCGGCAGGAGCCACAGCCAGCCAGCTCGGGCACCGAACCGCCAGCCAGCGCAGTGCCGGTCCGACAGGCTGACGAACGAAGTGAGGGCACCGCGAAGCTGCGCGAGGACCAGCCCGGCAGGGGCCACAGCCAGCCCGCTCGGGCACCGAACCGCCAGCCAATACCAGCCAACATCAGCCCCCAACCTGAATCTCAGGTTATCAACCAGTGCGAAAACGTGACGATTTCTCGCGCTGATTTAAAAGAGATAAAGATTAATGCCTGGATGATATGCCGCTATATCGCTCGGCTAACAGAATAAAAACTAAACATTAACCTTCTGACTAGTGTGGAATGCTATAAAAAACCGCTTAACCGGGGTTGACGCGCCTCGCAAATAATGTTGCTTATTTGTAAACAGATTAACATGCGACCGAAATCCTGCTATGCTGCCCCACGCGGAACCGGGCGCCTTACCCTACACACGGATGGTTATCACTAATAGCGGTGACTTGGGTGACCCGGGATGCCATATACAATGAGAGCGAGGAGAACGTCGTGCTAGAAGAATACCGTAAGCACGTTGCCGAGCGTGCTGCCCAGGGGATCGTTCCTAAACCGTTAGATGCTTCCCAAATGGCCGCGCTGGTTGAACTGCTAAAAGCCCCTCCAGCGGGTGAAGAAGAATTCCTGTCAGACCTGTTGATCAATCGAGTCCCGCCGGGTGTAGATGAAGCGGCCTATGTTAAAGCCGGTTTCCTGGCCGCTGTCGCGAAAGGCGAAGCTACCTCCCCTCTGGTAACTCCTGAAAAAGCAATTGAACTGCTCGGCACCATGCAGGGCGGCTACAACATCCATGCGCTGATTGAAGCTCTGGATGAAGAAAAGCTGGCTCCGATTGCCGCAGAAGCGCTTTCCCACACGCTGCTGATGTTCGACAACTTCTATGATGTTGAAGAGAAAGCCAAAGCGGGCAACCCACACGCGAAAAAAATTATTCAGTCGTGGGCTGACGCCGAGTGGTTCCTGAAGCGTCCTAAACTGGCAGAAAAAATCACCGTAACCGTGTTTAAAGTGACCGGCGAAACCAATACCGATGACCTCTCTCCGGCACCGGATGCATGGTCTCGCCCGGATATTCCACTGCACGCGCTGGCGATGTTGAAAATCGAACGTGATGGCATTGTACCCGACGATGCCGGCAACGTTGGACCGATCAAACAGATCGAAGAATTACAGAAAAAAGGCTTCCCGCTGACCTACGTTGGTGACGTGGTCGGTACCGGTTCATCGCGTAAATCCGCCACCAACTCGGTGCTGTGGTTTATGGGCGACGACATTCCTTACGTGCCTAACAAGAAGGGCGGCGGCGTGTGCCTCGGCGGCAAAATCGCACCAATCTTCTTTAACACGATGGAAGATGCCGGTGCGCTGCCGATCGAAGTGGATGTTGATAAGCTGAATATGGGCGACGTGATCGATATCTTCCCTTACAAAGGCGAAGTGCGTAATCACGAAACCGACGAGCTGCTGGCAAACTTCGAGCTGAAAACCGACGTGCTGCTGGATGAAGTGCGTGCCGGTGGTCGTATCCCGCTGATTATCGGCCGTGGCCTGACCTCAAAAGCCCGCGAATCTCTTAACCTGCCGCACAGCGATGTGTTTGTTCAGGCGAAAGATGTGGCTGCCAGCACCCGTGGATACTCACTGGCGCAGAAAATGGTTGGCCGCGCCTGCGGCGTGGAAGGTATCCGTCCGGGCGCTTACTGCGAACCGAAAATGACCTCCGTGGGTTCTCAGGATACCACCGGCCCGATGACCCGCGACGAGCTGAAAGACCTGGCCTGTCTGGGCTTCTCAGCCGATCTGGTGATGCAGTCATTCTGTCATACCGCCGCTTATCCTAAGCCGGTTGACGTGACCACTCACCACACTCTGCCGGACTTCATCATGAACCGCGGCGGCGTGTCGCTGCGTCCGGGCGACGGCGTTATCCACAGCTGGCTGAACCGTATGCTGCTGCCGGATACCGTCGGTACCGGCGGTGACTCCCACACCCGTTTCCCAATCGGTATTTCCTTCCCGGCGGGTTCTGGTCTGGTGGCGTTTGCCGCAGCGACCGGCGTAATGCCGCTGGATATGCCTGAGTCGGTGCTGGTGCGCTTTAAAGGCGAAATGCAGCCGGGTATCACCCTGCGCGATCTGGTTCACGCTATTCCGCTGTACGCGATCAAAGCGGGCCTGCTGACCGTCGAGAAGAAAGGTAAGAAAAACATCTTCTCCGGTCGCGTGCTGGAAATCGAAGGCCTGCCTAAGCTGAAAGTTGAGCAGGCATTTGAGCTGACCGATGCTTCAGCAGAGCGTTCTGCCGCCGGTTGTACCATTAAGCTGGATAAAGAGCCGATCGTTGAGTATCTGCAGTCCAACATCGTGCTGCTGAAGTGGATGATCTCTGAAGGCTACGGCGATCGTCGTACCCTGGAGCGCCGCGTAGAGGGCATGCAAAAATGGCTGGCCGATCCGCAGCTGCTGGAAGCCGATGCTGACGCAGAATACGCGGCGGTGATCGACATCGATCTGGCGGATATCAAAGAGCCAATCCTGTGTGCGCCAAACGACCCGGACGATGCCCGCCTGTTGTCTGACGTGCAGGGCGAGAAGATCGATGAGGTCTTCATCGGTTCGTGCATGACCAACATCGGTCACTTCCGTGCCGCCGGTAAACTGTTGGATGCCCATAAGGGGCAGCTGCCAACCCGTCTGTGGGTGGCTCCGCCAACCAAGATGGATGCCGCGCAGCTGACCGAAGAGGGCTACTACAGCGTCTTCGGTAAGAGCGGTGCACGTATCGAAATCCCGGGCTGTTCACTGTGCATGGGTAACCAGGCGCGCGTGAAAGATGGCGCAACGGTGGTATCGACCTCAACGCGTAACTTCCCGAACCGCCTCGGTAACGGTGCTAACGTGTTCCTGGCCTCCGCCGAGCTGGCTGCGGTTGCTTCCCTGCTGGGCAAGCTGCCGACGCCGGAAGAGTACCTGAAGTTTATGGACCAGGTGGATAAAACCGCCGTGGATACCTACCGTTATCTGAACTTCGACCAGCTGAGCCAGTACACTGACAAAGCTGACGGCGTGATTTTCCAGACTGCGGTCTGAGAACGCTGAGAGAGAGGATTTTTCCGATCGTCATCGGTAAAAATCTTTCAGATGGGTGATGCTTCAGACAGAAATGGATAAGCATTGCCCCGTTAAAAAGAGCCGCTGGTCGGCTCTTTTTTTATTACCCGTCTTAAACACCCACCTTCATGCCTGCAATTTCAGCCATGCCAGAAGCTCCGCCTGCGGGCTGCCCGGCACGAGGGGCTTTGGCGACAGCAGGCAGTAGTGTGAACCATCCTCAACAAAACCTGATGGTGCGCTCAGCACGCCGCTCTCCACATCGTCGCGCACCAGGTGCCACGGGCCGATGGCCACGCCCAGGCCCGCCACGGCGGCCTGCAGGCTGAAATAGAAGTGATCGAAAGTCTGCCCCGCGCGATCAACAGGGGGATAACCCACCGCTGCCGCCCATTCCTGCCACGCACCGGGTCGGGTACGCGTATGCAGGCGGGGCGCATCGATTCTGAGTGCGGCATTACGCTGCTTCACGTTGAACCAGCTCGCCGCTTTATCCGTGCGGCAGACCGGGCCGACCTTTTCAGCAAACAGCGTTTCGGCGTGATAGCTCCCCGGTAGCGGAAAATCGCTGCGGCGGATGGCCAGATCGATGCCGCTGGCAAAAGAGAACGGGCCACCGCCGGCAACGAGATGAACATCGATGTCCGGATGGCGGGCCTGAAAATCTGACCAGCGGGGGATCAGCCAGCGCATCAGCAGCGTTGGCTCGCAGGACAGCACCCACTGCCGCTGCTGGCTGGCACGCAGTTCGCTGACCGCCTGGCGCATCAGATCCATCCCTTCAGCAACGGCCCTGGCCAGCGTGCGGCCCGCATCTGTGAGGAATACGCGTCGGCTGCGGCGCTCGAAAAGCGCCACGCCCAGCTCGTCCTCCAGCAGGCGCACCGCACGGCTGACCGCACCGTGCGTCAGGTGCAGTTCAGTGGCGGCACGGCTGAAATTTTCCTGCCTGGCGGCGGCCTCGAAGCAGCGCAGCGCCAGCAGCGAGGGCAGGCGCTCGTCGTTTAATGGTGATGCAGACTCACCGTTAATGTCAGAAATCATCGTTATTCACCCAATCAACCTGTCGGTATTATCGTGAAAATTAACTGGTTTCTGACAGGATAACTCATGACCGAACTGATAGCTGTAATCACCATTACTTTGCTGGCTGTCATCAGCCCCGGGCCGGATTTCGCGATGGTCACGCGCAACAGCCTGATGCTGTCGCGCCGGGCGG from the Erwinia sp. SLM-02 genome contains:
- the acnB gene encoding bifunctional aconitate hydratase 2/2-methylisocitrate dehydratase, yielding MLEEYRKHVAERAAQGIVPKPLDASQMAALVELLKAPPAGEEEFLSDLLINRVPPGVDEAAYVKAGFLAAVAKGEATSPLVTPEKAIELLGTMQGGYNIHALIEALDEEKLAPIAAEALSHTLLMFDNFYDVEEKAKAGNPHAKKIIQSWADAEWFLKRPKLAEKITVTVFKVTGETNTDDLSPAPDAWSRPDIPLHALAMLKIERDGIVPDDAGNVGPIKQIEELQKKGFPLTYVGDVVGTGSSRKSATNSVLWFMGDDIPYVPNKKGGGVCLGGKIAPIFFNTMEDAGALPIEVDVDKLNMGDVIDIFPYKGEVRNHETDELLANFELKTDVLLDEVRAGGRIPLIIGRGLTSKARESLNLPHSDVFVQAKDVAASTRGYSLAQKMVGRACGVEGIRPGAYCEPKMTSVGSQDTTGPMTRDELKDLACLGFSADLVMQSFCHTAAYPKPVDVTTHHTLPDFIMNRGGVSLRPGDGVIHSWLNRMLLPDTVGTGGDSHTRFPIGISFPAGSGLVAFAAATGVMPLDMPESVLVRFKGEMQPGITLRDLVHAIPLYAIKAGLLTVEKKGKKNIFSGRVLEIEGLPKLKVEQAFELTDASAERSAAGCTIKLDKEPIVEYLQSNIVLLKWMISEGYGDRRTLERRVEGMQKWLADPQLLEADADAEYAAVIDIDLADIKEPILCAPNDPDDARLLSDVQGEKIDEVFIGSCMTNIGHFRAAGKLLDAHKGQLPTRLWVAPPTKMDAAQLTEEGYYSVFGKSGARIEIPGCSLCMGNQARVKDGATVVSTSTRNFPNRLGNGANVFLASAELAAVASLLGKLPTPEEYLKFMDQVDKTAVDTYRYLNFDQLSQYTDKADGVIFQTAV
- a CDS encoding LysR family transcriptional regulator, with the protein product MISDINGESASPLNDERLPSLLALRCFEAAARQENFSRAATELHLTHGAVSRAVRLLEDELGVALFERRSRRVFLTDAGRTLARAVAEGMDLMRQAVSELRASQQRQWVLSCEPTLLMRWLIPRWSDFQARHPDIDVHLVAGGGPFSFASGIDLAIRRSDFPLPGSYHAETLFAEKVGPVCRTDKAASWFNVKQRNAALRIDAPRLHTRTRPGAWQEWAAAVGYPPVDRAGQTFDHFYFSLQAAVAGLGVAIGPWHLVRDDVESGVLSAPSGFVEDGSHYCLLSPKPLVPGSPQAELLAWLKLQA
- a CDS encoding aspartate aminotransferase family protein — translated: MKENDAKQHSTRTWQSMDAAHNMHAFVDQKKLNAEGPRVMNRAKGLYLWDNDDRQYLDGMSGLWCTALGYGRQDLIEAATKQMAQLSYYNMFFHTTHPSVIELSELLFSLLPDRYSHVIYTNSGSESNEVLIRTARRYWQVVGKPEKRVMIGRWNGYHGSTLASTAMGGMKFMHAMGGMLPDIAHIDEPYWFAHGGNLTPEEFGLRCARQLEEKILELGSENVAGFIAEPFQGAGGMIFPPESYWPEIQRICRQYDVLLCADEVIGGFGRTGEWFAHQHFGFEPDTITIAKGLTSGYIPMGGLILSRRMAEALVEHGGVFAHGLTYAGHPVAAAVAIANIKALRDEKIVDRVKNDTGPYLQQRLRETFRDHPMIGEIQGTGLVAALQFTADKATRRRFTNEDEISWRCRSFGFEEGVIIRSTQGRMIMAPALVATHAELDELVEKTRRAVERTAQEYKIR
- a CDS encoding APC family permease, yielding MSQDADVSVKHNTSPVPGNKLGFLSLLSVSVGLVVSQGVMVMMLHAAGIAGLSLILPLTLAWLLALSYACSFSELSLMIPRSGSLCSYTEVALGHFPAIIATFSGYIVVAMFALSAELLLLDLIIGKVFPHSSLPPLTVAAGVLLLFTLFNLMNIDIFARLQTALAVIMMVVLLVLGICAITSPHAETVTSLVAQGSVAPQGWGWGAVALVATTVWGFVGAEFVCPLIEETKRPQRDIPRAMMIGLTLIFVTIILYCLGALLVLPRSALTGDDLPHYLFATRVFGEGGKLLLLAAAITATCSTLNSSLATIPRMLSGMSQNGQAFPCFNIHSRNGVPWVAVVFVAAITGLPLLLMNADSISLLLLAAAICWLLAYIITHINVIVLRRRYPHLSRPFRTPFYPLPQILGIVGMLYAIWNASPTADMAGEVFAVAGGVLAVVAIIGALWVRLVMRKPLFTPEPIEKALNPPHKN
- a CDS encoding aldehyde dehydrogenase, with product MWTQQKWQQLAGQQHFIHQAIIDGQKQLSTSEKTFAVINPATNRLLAAVDISEQATVNQAVSVARRCFERGDWSQQSPASRKQVLLRLADLIMQHADELALLDSLSMGKTVTDAREIDVPGAAGVFRWYAESLDKLYGQIAPTAQDAVAMITRAPLGVIAAVVPWNFPLDMAAWKVAPALAAGNSVILKPAEQSPFSALRLGELALEAGLPPGVLSVLPGNGDITGKALGLHEDIDAVVFTGSTQVGKYFMQYAAQSNLKQVWLECGGKSPNLIFADCQNLELAAEKAASAIFFNQGEVCSANSRLLVEHSIHQEFVERLLAKAQQWQPGDPLDPASRTGAMVSSRHADRVMGFIQNACEQGAELRCGGQQQRINHSSNYIQPTIFTGVHAGMTLAQEEVFGPVLAVMPFDSEEQAISLANDSIYGLAASLWSDDLSRAHRVAQRLNAGTVSVNTVDAIDASVPFGGGKQSGFGRDLSLHAFDKYTQLKTTWIQLRR